GTTGAACTCTCGACCATTGCTCGAAATCCAGCCGGCGATGATCGAGGCTGCGCAAATACGGGATCACCGTCGGCGCGGCGGCCCGCAATTCCCGCTCCGCCCGTTGCCGATCGGCGAAATGGTCGCTCGCCAGATCCGCCACGAGTGCTCCCCAGCTTTGCAGGTTCTCGGGCCGATATTCGGCTGCCGTGCGCAACATCTGGGCTTCAATCGATTGGGCCGTCTCCGCCAACCGCCAATCGGGCCGGAACATCGCCAATAGCGGCAGAAGGTGCCGGCGGCACAATTCGGGTTCCGCCAGCAGGAGGTGCCACAACGAGGGTCCCTTGAGCTGGCGAATCAACCCGCGGTCGCTGACGCTCAGCGTGAGCATTCCATCCTTCGGCTGGCAGAATTCAATTGCTGGCCCCGTCTTGGCGTCTGGCGTCGGTCGGAGGGCAATCGTAAATTGCTGGCCTTCGAGCACCTCGACCGTCAGTTGCTCTCCGCCGGCAGCGAGTTCGTACTGAATCGTGGCGTCCTGATCGGCGTTGGTGCTAAGCTGCAGCTTCTCGCGCCGGCTGGCGCCCAAATCCGATGACGTTTCCCGTTCGACCATTGCCTCGTTGGCAAATGCTTGAAGCCGTCCGCCACATACAAAGAAACGGACCGATTGCAATTCTGGCCGTTGTGAGAGATTCGGAAGCCGCTCGCGAGGATTAGCGTCCTCGGCGATCGAAGAAGTCACGACCAAACAAAAGCCGCACCAGACGAGAGCGCGCATCGCCGATCGCATAACTGACATCCTCCTTTACCGCCGCATTCGCGCCGAGTAAAGCAAACCGGTGCGATTCGGCCATCGAGCGACCACGTTACGACAAAAGCTGTTCCGCGTCCGCCGGGTCGCCTGCGGAATCCGCGGTCGCGGGATGGGACGCTTAAAAGCGATCAGCTCGAAACAATTCTCCAAGGCCGATTCCGTGATCTTGGCAAACCGCTTCGCATCAATCGGAGAGAATCGGTTCTGGATGTCTCCCAGCTAACGCTTGTTAGGGCGATGAGTCTCGTGTTCCTAGCAATGATTATACCAAAGCCGCCAAAACGGGCCTACAGAAATGTGCGCGAAGTCATTGCCATGCCAGATATTTGGCCCATTTCTCGATCATTTCGGCAGCGATTGTCGGATAATAGCATTGCGCAGATTCGCAGCATGGCCAGCCCGCGCGCGCAGCACAGGCGGCTGCCAGCAAGTTTTGAGATGGCTCGCGGCGCTTGCAAGCGGAGCGCGATTCACTCATTTTGACTGCCCACTTCCGACTTTTGAGCCTTTGCCGGCACGTCTGGGTTTTCGCCACTGCTCTCTTCCTGAATCATGGCCTTGCCGCGCCGATTGATCCAGAAAATCACGATTGCCGCGACGATCGCCGACACCACCGCGACCGTGATCACGACCTCGACATGACGAATCCCATTCCAAATCTGCTTGCCGTAGAAATAAGTCAAACCGAAAAACAGGCTAATCACGGATATTGCGCAGCAGATGTCGGTGATCAGAAACCGCAGATACGGGACTCGCAACACGCCGGCGGCAAAATAGACGGGCGACCGCAAGCCGACTAGAAATCGGGTCAGCAGGATCATTTTCGCCCCGTGCTTCTTGAGCAATCGTTCGATTTGTTTCTCGCGATTGGCGTTGAACAAGCGCGCCCAATAGGGGTGCCTTTCGAGGATGCCAGCCCCAAATCGCCGGCCGATCAGATACATCGCGCTGTCGCCCGCGATCGCGCCAACCAAGCAAGCGGCAAGCGCTCCCCACGGGTCGAGCACTCCCCGAGCCGCGGCGACCCCTGCGGCGATGATCGCCACCTCCTCGGGAAGCGGCAGCCCGCAGCCGGTGAGGATCAAGAACACCGTGATCCCCAAATAGCCATAACTTGCCGGATCCTGAAACATCGGGTGGATCGCCGATTGAGTTTTGAGCGTCGAGACGCGAAGCCCGCTATTCTATTACTCCCGCAGTAATTTCCAATCGGTTTCAGGCAATCCGAACACGCGGATATCGACCGATCCGACTTTCGCGCCGGGCACGACAAGCACCGCCCCCAATCCCTGATGCGTGCGGCAATACTCAAGAGCTGGCTCAATTCCCATGACGAAAAACGCCGTGGAGAGGGCATCCGCCTCAGCGGCCGTCGGGGCCAGCACCGTCGTCGAGAGCATGCCTTCGGCCGGGTGACCGGTGCGAGGATCGAGAATGTGCCCGTACCGGCGCCCCTCGTGATAGAAGAACTGCTTGCCCGATCCCGATGTCCCGAGCGCTCGATTTCGCAGGCGAATCTCTCCCAGCCGTTCCGCAGGCCGCAGCGGATCGCGCAGCCCGACCCACCAGCCTTCGCCGGCCATCATCCCATGCGAGCCGCGGGCCAACAGACTGCTCTGTCCGCCGTGCAACATGAAATCCGAGACTCCCCGAGCTTCGAGCAATTCGCCGCAGCGGTCGAGCGCGTAACCTTTGCCAATGCTGCCGAGATTGATTTCAATTCCACATTTCAGGAAGCGGAACGTTCTTCGCTCGTCGTCGAAGGCCAAATGCTGGCTCCCCACGCGCGTCAACGCGGGAGCAAGTTCTTCGTCGCTCGGCATCTGGCCGGCGCGGCGGTAGAACCCCCAGACCTTCGAGAGCGGCCCGCTAGTGATGTCGTACGCCCCCTCAGTGCGGCGATGGAGTTTATGTGCAAAACGGAGCAATTCGAATAGCCTTGGCTCGACCTCCGCTTCGCGTTCGAACGCCGCACGATTCAAGCGGCTTACCTCGCTATGCTCGCGAAAGACCGTGAGCTGGTCCTCGAGCCGATCGACCAGATCGAGGGCCGCGACGGCCAATTCGGTCCCATCGGCATACTGACCGGCGTTGAGCAACACCTCGAACTCGCAGGCCATCGCTCGACGGCCGACGCGAAGAAGAAACGTCTGCTGTGCGGCGACTGACGATCGAGAAACCTCGGCGGCGGGACCGGTCGGCAGCGATTGTGCCGCGCCGTCCAGCGCCTCGGCGGCGGCACGGCCTTGCAAGAACGCTCGTCGGCTGCTCTTTCGCTGCGGTGGCATGGCAGAAACATTATATCCCGCTTGATGGCCCCGCGTCGGCAGCAGATAATTGGAAGTCGCCAGTAGGCAGTAGGCGGTGGTTAGCCCCGTCGCTTGCGACGGGATGGCCGCGCCGAGTGATGCAACTCAAGAATCCCATGTCAATCCGCAGAAATCTCTGCCGCGCCGCGCTGGCCCTCTTGATCACGGCGACGATGGTCGGCGAGCACTGGCTCGCGGCCGAAGGACCGGCGGATTCCGGCAAACGCCGAGCGTTGCCCCCTAAGTGGAACCAAAGCACGCTCGACAAATTCTTTCCCGACCCTCGGGCGACGCTCGAAGGAGAACGACCTGCTTTCGGCAATACTTCCGGAGCCGCCACTAACAAGTCGCATACCGACGACGGCGGTGCAGCGGGCAATACGGCCGACTCCGCGATACCGCTCGCGACCGGCGACTTCGCCTGGTCGAAGCTGATCGCTCCTGAGTCGCTCGTCGATGAAATCAAGTCGTATCCAAGTCTCGTGAAAGCGGATGTCAAGAGCCCGAGCGACTTCAAAGGGGGCGGCTTCAAACGGGCCCGACGAGATTTCAGCATGCTGGCCGTGGCGTTCGCGGTGATCGCCGAATACGACGGGGAAGTGCGTTGGAAGAACCAGGCGGCGGTGGCCCGCGACCTGTTCGCCCGCGCCGGGTTTAACTGCAAAGCCGCCACCGATCAAACCTTCAGCGAATCGAAGGCCCGTGCCGACGATCTGGCGGCCTTGATCCGCGGCGAGTCATTGCCTGCATCTGCGAATCCGGAACCAAAGATCGAGTGGCCCAAAGTGGCGAACCGCCCGCCATTGATGAGTCGGTTGGAGCTGGCCCAGCAAAATCGCCTCGCAGTTTGGACGGCGAATCCGGGAGACTTCGCCAAGAACCTCGACGGCATCTCTCGGGAAGCTCAGATCGTCGCAGTGCTGGCGGAGGTGATCCAACGCGACGGATTCGAATTCACCGATGATGGCAATTACAAAGGCTTCGCCCGCGACTTGCAGAAGCATGCGCTCGAGATCGCCGAAGCGGCAAGGGTGAAAAACTTCGACCAAGCCCGCCTCGCCGCCGGCGAACTCGCCAAAGCCTGCAGCAACTGCCACGGCAGCTTCCGGCAATAAGACTACTCTCGCTCACGGCGCTTACGGCTGGGGGCGGCGGCTAGACGCTTGCCGCTGGTCGATTTGACCATCGGCAGCATGCCGTTGGCGCCGGGCACGTGGAACGTCTTCACGTCGATCAGCTCGGCCAGATTCGCTGCCGCCAGTTCGCGGCCCGAGACGTAACGTCCCGCAGCGATCCAGGCGTTAACCTCGCTGTCGGCGACGCCGAACAGCTCGCCCAGCAGGTGGTCCATCTCCCCTTCGAGCGTGCCAAAGTGGCGCGCCCATTCGGCTGCTTCCGCCAGGCCGACATGCTCTTCGCTCTGCCATTTCATTGGATGGAACAGCAGGATGCTAAACGGCGTGACGAGCCGCCGTTTGCAGGCCGCAAAGGGCCACAGTGCGGCCGAGGAACATTCCCCGGTGACGATTCCCGTCGCTCGAATCCGCCTGAGCAACATGATCGAAACCATCGACATGGCGCAATACGGACTGCCGCCGGGGGAGTCGAAATACAGGGTGCATTCGCCGCCGGGCTCGATCGAGAGCAGCTTGTCGGTCAGATCGGCTTCGTTGTCGGTCAGATCGCCGACGAAGGCGATTTCAATCGGCCCTTGGCGCTGTTCGTCTTCCATCCGTTGGTTCCCGAGTGTGCGCAAATCCGCAGCTTGTCGTATCACGCGAATCGAACCGCTCGCGATCGTCTTCAACTACAAACTTTGTCGAAAATTCGGAGCGGACTGTCAAACCGTTCCATGCTCCAACCTTAACTTGGATCAAGGTCGACAGCAAGCGAAATGCGTGAAAAGACCTGCCGTTGGCGACGTTTTCCATCGCTGATTCAACTCATTGTTATAGGTCGTGGCTTTCTGGTCAATCCAAAGGCAGTATAATGGGTTACGTATGCTGGCACGTGGTGCGCAGCACGTGCCGCACAATCGGAACCTCCCTTTGTGGTTTGCGTTGAAAACTGAACGGGTAGCCGCAGATTGGTGGGAAGATGGGGATTCGGTTTCTTTGTCCCGGCGGCCATAAGCTGAACGTAAAGTCGTTCCTGGCCGGCAAGCGCGGCATCTGCCCTCATTGCGGCGCGAAATTCGAAATCCCGTTTGAATCGGTTGCAAAAGCGCCGCCGCCCCCAACTGCGAGCGCCGTCGCGGCCGCCAGCATCGACAAATCTGCCGCGGCGGCGGCGACAAAAGCATTTGTCTCTTCGCCCATCGCCGCAAAAACGGTGGTGGCGACGCCGAGCGCTCCACAATCGCCGTTGGCTCCGGTTGTTTCTTCGACCGTGATTGCCTCTCCGACGATCGAGCCGAGCCATGGCGCCGCGCCCTCGCCGGCAACCAGCCCCGCAGCTTCAGCCACTGGGGCGGCGGCGGTTGCAATCAAGCCGACGGCACCGCAAGTTGTCGTGCCAACGACGGCGCCAACGCAGGCCGATCCATTGGCCGAAGCCCCCAGCGCAGTTTGGTACGTGCGGACGAGTGCCGGTGGACAATTCGGTCCGGCGCGTGGTGACATGGTGCGGCAGTGGTTGGACGAGCGCCGCATTGGTCCGGACTATCTTGTCTGGCGCGAGGGGTGGCCTGAATGG
The Pirellulales bacterium genome window above contains:
- a CDS encoding DedA family protein; protein product: MFQDPASYGYLGITVFLILTGCGLPLPEEVAIIAAGVAAARGVLDPWGALAACLVGAIAGDSAMYLIGRRFGAGILERHPYWARLFNANREKQIERLLKKHGAKMILLTRFLVGLRSPVYFAAGVLRVPYLRFLITDICCAISVISLFFGLTYFYGKQIWNGIRHVEVVITVAVVSAIVAAIVIFWINRRGKAMIQEESSGENPDVPAKAQKSEVGSQNE
- a CDS encoding FAD:protein FMN transferase, translating into MPPQRKSSRRAFLQGRAAAEALDGAAQSLPTGPAAEVSRSSVAAQQTFLLRVGRRAMACEFEVLLNAGQYADGTELAVAALDLVDRLEDQLTVFREHSEVSRLNRAAFEREAEVEPRLFELLRFAHKLHRRTEGAYDITSGPLSKVWGFYRRAGQMPSDEELAPALTRVGSQHLAFDDERRTFRFLKCGIEINLGSIGKGYALDRCGELLEARGVSDFMLHGGQSSLLARGSHGMMAGEGWWVGLRDPLRPAERLGEIRLRNRALGTSGSGKQFFYHEGRRYGHILDPRTGHPAEGMLSTTVLAPTAAEADALSTAFFVMGIEPALEYCRTHQGLGAVLVVPGAKVGSVDIRVFGLPETDWKLLRE